DNA from Paraburkholderia sp. PGU19:
GCAGGTAACGGGATTGAAGCTGCTCCGCTGTGCCGCGCGCGAGTGCGCGCGGCGTCGAAACGGCAGCCTGAAACCTGTTAACGGCACGCCAAACGTTTTCCTTTAATTTTGAAAGCTAGAGTGTTGATTCAGATCATTGCGACGAACGCCAGGTTCGTAGTAAGAGCGCGTTCGTCACGACGCTGACGCTGGAGAACGCCATCGCGGCGCCCGCGATCATCGGGTTCAGCAGCCCGAACGCGGCGAGCGGAATGCCAATCAGGTTGTACACGAACGCCCAGAACAGGTTCTGCTGGATCTTGCGCCAGGTGCGGCGCGAGATGTCGATGGCGTCGGCGACCAGCGCCGGGTCGCCACGCATCAGCGTGATGCCGGCCGCGTGCATCGCGACGTCGGTGCCCGTCGCCATCGCGATGCCGATGTCGGCGGCGGCGAGCGCGGGCGCGTCGTTGATGCCGTCGCCCGCCATCGCGACCACGCTCGACGTGCGGATCTTCAGGTCGTGCACGACGCGTGCCTTGTCGGACGGCAGGACCTGCGCATGCACTTCGTCGATGCCGAGCGCGGTGGCGACGCTGTTCGCGCTGCCCTGGTTGTCGCCCGTCACCAGCGCGCTCTTCACGCCCATGCGCGACAGCCGTTCGATCGCGGCGCGCGCGCCCGGCTTGAGCGTGTCGCCGAAAGCAATCAGCGCGAGGGCTTGTGCGTGTGTGTCGATTTGTGCGTCCGTCTTGCCGCGTCCGATCAGCCACGAGACCGTGTTGCCTTGCGCCTCGAGTTGCTGCGCGCGGCGGGCGAGGGCGGCCGGCGGCACGACGCCCAGTTCGCCGAGCCAGCGGCTACTACCGATGGCGAACGTCTCGCCGTCGATATCCGCTTCCACGCCGCGCCCCGCGACCGCGCGCGCTTCGCTGCTCGCGGGTAGCGAAGCGCCGCCGCCGTCCGCTTCGAACGCTTTCACGACGGCCTTTGCGAGCGGATGCTCGCTATGCCGCTGCACAGCCGCCGCGAGCGCCAGCGCGTTTCGACGGTCCACGTCTTCCGCCGTCTCGAACGCTGTCACGGACGGCTGGCCGACCGTGAGCGTGCCCGTCTTGTCGAACGCGACGACGCGAACCTGATGCGCGATTTCGAGCGCCTGCGCATCCTTGATCAGCACGCCGTGTCGCGCGGCGACGCCCGTACCCGCCATGATCGCGGTCGGCGTCGCGAGGCCGAGCGCGCACGGACAGGCGATCACCAGCACTGCGACCGCGTTGAGAATCGCCGTTTCGGCGCCGTGTCCGGCGATCAGCCAGCCGACCAGCGTGACGAGCGCGATCGCCAGAATGGCGGGGACGAAGATTTCGCTGACGCGGTCGACCAGCCGCTGGATCGGCGCTTTCTCCGCCTGTGCCGTCTCGACGAGCCGGATGATGCGGGCCAACGTGGTCTCGGCGCCGATGGCCGTGGTCGTCACGGTGATGGCGCCTTCGCCGTTGATCGACCCCGCTGTCACGCGGTCGTCCTGCTGCTTCGGCACGGGCAGGCTTTCGCCCGTAATCAGCGATTCGTCGATATGCGTGCGGCCTTGCAGCACGGTGCCGTCGACGGGCACGCGCTCGCCCGGCCGCACCGCGACGAGCATGCCGACGCGCACCCGCGCGAGCGGCACTTCGTGCTCTTCGGTACCGACGACGATGCGCGCGCGGTCAGGACGCAGCGCGTTGAGCGCGCGGATCGCGTCGGTGGTCTGGCGCTTGGCGCGCGCTTCGAGCCATTTGCCGAAGCGCACCAGCGTAATCACGACCGCCGATGCCTCGAAGTACAGATGCATCGTGTCGCCGGGGTGCAGCGCCATCTGGTAGACGCTCACGCCATAAGCCGCCGACGTGCCGAGCGCGACCAGCAGATCCATATTGCCCGCGCCGGCGCGCACGGCTTTCCACGCGGCGCGGTAGAAGCGGGCGCCGAACACGAACTGGATGACGGTGGCGAGCGCGAGTTGCAGCGTGGCGGGCAGCATCGCATGCAGACCGAGCGGCTCCGCGAACATAGGCGCGATGAGCGGCAGCGTCAGCAGCGCGCAGATCACGACTGCACCGAGTTCGCGGCGCACGGCGGCGCGCGCGGCGGCGTCTTTGTCTTCGGTGGCGGCGGGCGTTGCGTCATCGGTAGAGAGCGGCGTCGCCTGATAGCCGGCTTTGGTGACGGCCGCGATCAATTGATCGACGCCGACCGCGCCGTTGGTGGTGACGGTTGCTTTTTCGGTGGCGAGGTTGACGGACGCGGAGGCCACGCCGGGAATCCTGGCGAGCGCTTTTTCGACGCGTCCGGAACACGCCGCGCAGGTCATGCCGCCGATCGCGAGTTCGGCTGTCGATGGCGCGTCGGCAGCGGGCGGCGGCGCGTCGTTCAGCGGTTGTGCGTCGTAGCCCGCTTTGCGGATGGCGTTGACGAGGGTATCGGTGGTGACGGACCCGTCGGCATCGACGGTTGCTTTTTCGGTCGCCAGATTCACGCTGGCCCGCGCGACGCCCGGCACTTTTGCGAGCGCTTTTTCTACGCGCAGCGCGCAGGACGCGCACGTCATGCCCTGAATGTCGAGTTCCGAGGATGCCGCCGGGCGGCGCGTATCGGCGGTGCGGGGTGGTGCGAGTTCGGTCATGGCTGGGAGGGTCCAGTTCGCGCTATTGCGCATCGTTGGAACCAGTATCGACCTTCCTATGATGGGAAGGTCAAGAGGCATTTTCGTATTTGCCTGACGGCGTGGGGGGATGCGTGCGCGTGCTACGGTTTGGTTGTTCTAGCCCTTCCGGTGGCATCCGCGATATGCCTTCGTGCTTCGGGTGATGCCCTCCGGTGTTTGGGCCTTTGCGCTGGCATCCGCGCTTTGTTAGCGTGCTTCAAGCGTCGCCCCTGTGCGGGGCGGCACCTACTTTTCTTTGCCGCCGCAAAGAAAAGTAGGCAAAAGAAAGCGGCTCACACCGCCAGTTCTAGTGTTTGCCTGAGGGCCCCCAACCGGTCTTACGCCTCACACGGCAATCACGTGACCCATGTTCGTTGCCAACGCTATTGCGGTGCGCCTCACCCGCTTCACGCACCCACGCCGCATCATGCCGTGCCAGACATTCCAAGGCCGCCCAGGTGGCAAACTGTGTGTAGGCCCGTAGCGCCACACACGCCTCACTCCGAACCGATAGGGCACGCGTTCCACCATGTAAGAGCGCCAAGCTATACGACGCGACAACCTACACACAGTTTGCCACCTGGGCGGCGCAAACCATTCGCCGCCGCCAGCCCGTGTATAGGAACTTGAAGCAGATGAGGCGCTCATTCAATGCGCTGGCAACTCAGACGAACAAAGACGTTGCCGTGTGAAGCGTAGGACCGGTTGGGGGCCCTCAGGCAAGAAGAAATGTTGGCGGTGTGAGCCGCTTTCTTTTGCCTACTTTTCTTTGCGGCGGCAAAGAAAAGTAGGTGCCGCCCCGCACAGGGGCGACGCTTGAAGCAAGCTAACGAATCGCGGATGCCAGCGCAAACACAAGCAAACCAAACCGCCCGCGCCGCGAAGACTCAAACGCGGATCCCAGCACAAAGGCAACAACCCCACCCGGCATAGCCCGCGCCACGCAGGCCCCGCCCCACCACAAAACAATCAAACAAAAACCCAAAAAAACCAACAAACAACACCCGGACCAAAGACGCCACACCAAAACCCC
Protein-coding regions in this window:
- a CDS encoding heavy metal translocating P-type ATPase; amino-acid sequence: MTELAPPRTADTRRPAASSELDIQGMTCASCALRVEKALAKVPGVARASVNLATEKATVDADGSVTTDTLVNAIRKAGYDAQPLNDAPPPAADAPSTAELAIGGMTCAACSGRVEKALARIPGVASASVNLATEKATVTTNGAVGVDQLIAAVTKAGYQATPLSTDDATPAATEDKDAAARAAVRRELGAVVICALLTLPLIAPMFAEPLGLHAMLPATLQLALATVIQFVFGARFYRAAWKAVRAGAGNMDLLVALGTSAAYGVSVYQMALHPGDTMHLYFEASAVVITLVRFGKWLEARAKRQTTDAIRALNALRPDRARIVVGTEEHEVPLARVRVGMLVAVRPGERVPVDGTVLQGRTHIDESLITGESLPVPKQQDDRVTAGSINGEGAITVTTTAIGAETTLARIIRLVETAQAEKAPIQRLVDRVSEIFVPAILAIALVTLVGWLIAGHGAETAILNAVAVLVIACPCALGLATPTAIMAGTGVAARHGVLIKDAQALEIAHQVRVVAFDKTGTLTVGQPSVTAFETAEDVDRRNALALAAAVQRHSEHPLAKAVVKAFEADGGGASLPASSEARAVAGRGVEADIDGETFAIGSSRWLGELGVVPPAALARRAQQLEAQGNTVSWLIGRGKTDAQIDTHAQALALIAFGDTLKPGARAAIERLSRMGVKSALVTGDNQGSANSVATALGIDEVHAQVLPSDKARVVHDLKIRTSSVVAMAGDGINDAPALAAADIGIAMATGTDVAMHAAGITLMRGDPALVADAIDISRRTWRKIQQNLFWAFVYNLIGIPLAAFGLLNPMIAGAAMAFSSVSVVTNALLLRTWRSSQ